The following DNA comes from Rhipicephalus microplus isolate Deutch F79 chromosome 6, USDA_Rmic, whole genome shotgun sequence.
CGATTCGTTGTATATTTCCCCGTATCGAAGTGCAACACTATGATGGTGCGTCGTAACAAGTGAGTTAAAGATGATTCGCGTAGAAAAATAGGTGAATGCGTACTGCTATATTTGTAATCATGAAACGTGGTAAGTAGTGACAGAACTCAGATTGCACGAGCGTGCACTAACAACCTAGAGTGATAGCTCCGTGGCTATTTCTCTGCAACTCATGGACTTATCACAGATGACTGCGCGCTTCTACAAATCTACCATCAAATATACCAGTTAGCCACTCGAGTACGCGCACGTGATTCAGGGTTTCTGTGTGATTGACGTACTTACTGTAATCAATCGTGCAGTCCACTACGCCATAAAAATATGGTTCGATGTGAGCGTGCCAGCGTGCCCGATGCTTAATTGAGGTTGCAGTAGCCGAAATGGCAGCACCAATAAAATTTTGTGCGAATGCCCGTGGTATAGTTGGTAGGCATGCACGCAAGAAATGTCGATTTTCTGAAAGCAACACCCTGACAATATTGAACTATTTCCGCAAGCATTGTACACAAAAATATTTTATACTAAAGTAGAAATATGAGTGTAAAATAAACTCACACGTGTTCGCAGCATCAACAATTTTCATGGCGGCTGTGGCGATACTGGCAGTGTTAACAGCCTTGTCTCTCGGAGAACCAACAGGTGAGATTGAACTGTTTACATTGCGCAAATGAGGGAAACGCACTGCGTGAACTTAACCCTGTGTTCCTAACCATCAATGTTTTTTTCTCACAATTGTTCAAATAGTTTCTCTTTAGAAAAACGTTTCCTAACATTATTATTCAGATTAATGTGAAATTTTATTGTTATTTGTCTTGTCCTGACTTATTAAACCACTTTCGTTATGCAGGTTTGACCATTTGAGAAAACCGTAAAACATAAAGAACAAAAAACACCTGATTCTGAGATAGAAGTGTGCTTGAAGTATATACGACTCAAATAATGACCGTATTTTAAACAGATTTGTATACGCGGTCGTGTGCTCcactctcagtgctagcttaAGTAAAAAAGACAGGTACTTATATTTacatgttttttctttctttttgcagatTCCGCGTGTGGTGGCAGAGCACTGAAAGTGTTTGACGCAGTAAACGAGTTGGTCAAAAAACTGcccgctgaatatactgaaaccCTGAATCGCGAGTCGGATTGGTTTCCCGGAGTGACGCTGACAACGACGACGCTCAAAGGGCTTGAAAACTGTGAAATTTTGGGACCCGTTCAGACATACTGCCGAGGCAATGACGACTTGACTTTGGTAAGCGCCCTTTGTGACCTGCAAATTGAATCCGAGCGTTCTAGCATAACCCATGAGCTTACCGACATATGCAATTTCCTGCAATGCTAATTTCCTAATTTTGTCTCTCAACTGATTTTTTTCTCGTGATAGGCCTAATCATTCATTCTTATGAAACACCGTTTTGTCATGCAACTTGCTTTTATAGACTTATTGCATCTATTGTATTTATTGCGGAATTCCTAAGCTTAATTTTGTACGCAGTCGCGCCTCGTTAACCTGTTTGCAATGAGCACTTTACAATTTGTACAAAGCAGACTAAAATGATGCTTTGATGATTGAAGTGTATGCATGCTGTAAAGTGCATGAGGTTTGTCCTCATGAGTGGTTAATTAGGTTACTTACCTGAAAAGGTGGCTATAAATTCGCGCCTGATATGTTTTTCTAATGACTGCATAATTCTTGCATTTACAACGTATTGGTAAGAGAGATATTATGAAATCGGTGAGCTCGTTTCACGTCACACACCAAGCATTTAGAAGCCTCGGTGTTTTGTGTAGTACCTATATACCGATTTCTGTCCGTAAGAACTTGTAAATCACAAACTAGTTTTTTTTCCAGTTCGAGCTACACTGCACGCCTCTCTCCAACGCCATTAACTGGAGCATGTGCAAAGGGCATAACGGCACTCTGGTGTCCACCATTCGCTACGCCCGGATGAGTGTCGAGTTCTTCACCGAGTACACGAACAACGGCACGGACGTTAGGCTCGTCTCTGCGGGAACAGTGGCGCCATCTGAACTGACTGGAATCGGCATGACAATAAGCGGCAGCAGCGAGTTCGTTAAGAACGCTGTTTCGACACTTGCGGCGTCTTTCTCGGAGGCGGTTCGAGAAATGTGGCAAGGTACTCTCCCTGGATACCTGCTGAACGTACTACACGACATCAAGCGTAAGCGACAAGGCACGTAAAAGGAAACGTACAGCATAAATAAACGGTGAAATTGCAAATGTTCGCAACCATTTGTATCGAAGATGCTTGATGACAGTTCTACATATAATCTCTACTACAGCAGATACTTCACAGGGTAAGAGGCACACCTTATTTAAGTACAAGAACAACATGcaaaataatgtaaaaaaaaaatagaaccaCCGCGTGCACATAATGTGAAGCTATGTGCCCACTTAAAAAAGAGTCACATAATTTGAATGACCAGCGTGCCCTATGTGTGTCTTGTAGAACTCGGTGAAGAGAACGTGCTATTGGCCTAGTTGACACTGCAGTCGGTAGCGTGTAATTTGGTAGGTATAAACGATGTGTATTTGATCACAACGGTTTATGTGTACGTTTATGAGGTACGGTTCTGTGCATTTGATTTGTAAGTGTTACTTTTGGATTACTGTAAGTGAAAAGTCTTAGCAATATGTGGTGTATTTGCCTCTAACACATGACGTACGTTTTCCCTCATGCTATAACAATATCTATATTTAACAGTGCGGTAACCGGTGGAGCCGTTTCTTTGTAATTATTTACTGAGAAAGCTAATAAATGCCTGCTTAGTGTACAAGTCCAGAGACCAGAGAAATAACAAAAATGATTCATTTCATACACGAGTATGACTGTGCCAATGACAATGTACTTATGGGAACACCAACAATACCAGGGTATAACTGATTACACGTCACAATTATGGAAGAATGCCATGTAGAAGTACCGATCTATTGTTATTGTATAAATATTATTTGTGATCTTAAACTAAACCGAAATGATTATTTTAAGTTGGCCCTGTGTGCATGTGTGCCCTTCTCGGCCATGTCATGATGTGTTACGCCAAAAGATTTACGAGTCATAGCAAAATGCTCCGGCAACGTGCCTTACCAAAGAGAGACGCGTATTTCTGAATAAGTCGGCACTTCACAAATGCAGCGTTGTCGCAAGCACACCTACAAAGGAAGAGCAGGCGCCTGTTCTGCGGTCGCTGTTTTGACTCTGTGAATGTCCTTGATCTTTACAATGAGCCACTTAGAAAAATGAAGAATGTGCGAACATATCAGCATGGCATTTCGGCTCTAGATCTCTGTACGCTGGGCATTTATGAGTGTTTTGTTGGGTTATATTTCCATAAATGTTGTCTTTATTTGGATTTACTTCAATTGTGAGAAATTATTCCTAGTTTACCTGGGTAAGCGATCATGTGCCAAAATAAAGCATCTCCAACGGAAAAGCATGTCTGCAAAAAAAAGCTGGTTCTCATCGACTTCAGGCTTTCATGCCTTGGTTTTCTCGGGGGAGCATACAACAAATACACGGTATTCCAGGTTGTTGCCGACACACCGTGGGATGAATGGGTGGTTCCACAGGTCGACGACCCGACATCTTTGCAAAACATCGATGGTTGTGAAGAATCAACGCTGACCCGTCACCGCACATGTATGTGACGATTTCGAGGGGTTATATGCGGTGTTTCAACATTTGTGTGCAAATCATCAAAACTCAGGAAAATACAATATTTATTTGATCTCTTCACATATTCTTAGCTGAAGGGTTTTTAAGATGTATATAGGCTTCACTCGGCTCAGGTAATAAAAAGGCCCAAATAAAAAGGCTTTAAATAGTGGAGTTAGGCGGTTATGTCATATAAGAGAACTAAAGTCTTCCAGTAAgatggtaagttgggccagttggttgggattcataGTGAACTTGTTATTAGCGCAACACTTTAAACACAGGACCGAGAAAGAGCAAACgagaaaagaaaagacggcagtgtcttttcttttcttttatgccccttccctgtcctgtgttttaaGTGTTGCGTGGTCAACAAGTTAACTAAAGTCCTTCATTAGAAAAACCTATTGCAGCTTTGAGGTCTTTGAAAAAGCGGCTTCTAGAAACAATTGCGACAAAACGAAATTCAACCAAGTTCAATAGCAATACCTAGTTAGAAACGCGGAGACATACAACTGTGAAGTTTTTCAGAGAGATCCCGAAATATTGAGTGACCTCTACTGTAGTAGTGACCTTCTTAAGAAAGTAGATATCATCCTTTAAAACACTAATTAGGACAAGTAATATAACAAAGTTTTTATTCAGTTGAGGTAGGACGTTATATCGAACGTGAGAATTGGAGTTCTACTAGATTGAATTGGAGTTATCTACGCGAAAAACCAATGCTGGTTTTGAGATATCACACAACAGACCCTGTTAAGCGTTGTGGTGTAATGAAGTTCATAAAAATTCAATCATCAAAGGCCTTAGATTATAGTTGACTTTCATTGTAACAATGACTATTTTGGTTTTATTTGATGTAAATATTTTATAGGCAGGGTAATGTTCATGTGGGCCACTCAGAGCTAAAAAAACTACAATCCAAGAGATAGAGCACGCACTAGCAAAGGGCACAATGTCAGGGTAAAAAAACTGTTTTTACTCCTAAATACAAAGCATtctttagcaaacttcggcgacttagagcgtatctatctatctatctatctatctatctatctatctatctatctatctatctatctatctatctatctatctatctatctatctatctatctatctatctatctatctatctatctatctatctatctatctatctatctatctatctatctatctatctatctatctatctatctatctatctatctatctatctatctatctatctatctatctatctatctatctatctatctatctgtctatctatctatctgtctatctatctgtctgtctgtctatctgtctgtctgtctatctgtctatctatctgtctgtctgtctgtctgtctatctatctgtctgtctgtctgtctgtctgtctgtctgtctgtctgtctgtctgtctgtctgtctgcccgtctgtccgtctgtccgtctgtccgtctgtctgtctgtctgtctgtctgtctgtctgtctgtctgtctatccgctTACATTTTAGTGTACTCGTGGTAACccgcttaacttggcgtgaaccaaaattaggtTAGGAGGATAAGAtgatttgatgaatatgacgtgctggtcaatacatgaataatgtcacgatcccctctcgtacgttgtcaaacatttCCCGCCAAGTAGTGGCACGTAACAATAGGCGAGTATGTGCTGGtggtatgcgtgtatgtgccacagatgattgacacttagtagcTACCCAGGAACGTCGAGAACACAAAAGGACAATTTTgatgcgcgagcgttaagaaatacccggcatcggtagcgtcgacccaacgaaggcataaaataaatgtcagggtcccagctagaattaaaccaaagcattctgcgtggcaatgaagcgttCTACCATAGAGCTACGCCACGTGTAAGAAATACTTTTCGaatagacgttaatcttcgtgaaacgtcactgGTGGTTGCGCTGCTGCCTACCCAagtttataaacatcacatatgtacacctttgatagagcgtcacgtcgggttagcgtcacTTGCGATTatgtgccatgcactgaagttggtTCATGTAGCTTTGTGCAGGACCAGCTtcttcacgagcatcagcgcttcatacccgcttctggtgctgctagtacgcatgttccagttgacatcattgcgtaagtgaaaacaactggttatataagcatctgcaacttTTTATTATATGTCTGTGCGCGCAACATTTGTAATAGatttcatcatcagcctgactacgtccactgcaggacaaaggcctctcccctgttccgccagttaacccggtcctgtgcttgctgctgccattttatacccgcaaacttcttaatctcatctgcccacctaaccttctgtctccccctaatccgctttccttctctgggaatccagttagttacccttaaccaccagcggttatcctgtctacgcgctacatgcccggcccatgtccatttcttcttcttgatttcagctatgatatccttaacccgcgtttgttccctaatccactctgctctcttcatgtctcttaaggttacacctaccatttttctttccgttcctcgctgcgtcgtcctcaatttaagctgaaccctctttgtaagtctcaggGTTTCTGCTtcttagctaagtaccggcaagatacagctgttatataccatccccttgagggatagtggcaatctacctgtcataatttgagagtgcttgtcaaatgtgctccaccccattcctattcttctagttacttcaatctcgtagttaggcttcgcggttattacctgccctagctagacatagtcttttacaacttcaagtgcactattaccaatctcaaagcgctgctcttttccgaggttgttgtacattactttcgttttctgcagatttattttgagacccacttttctgctctccttttctaactctgtaatcatgagtagcaattcgtcccctgagttactcagcaacgcaatgtcatcggagaagcgcaggttactaaggcactctccattaactcttatccctagctgttcccattctaggcttctgaaaacctcctgtaagcacgcggtaaatagcattggagagattgtgttcccctgccttacacccttcttgattggtattctgttgctttcgttatgaagcactatggtagcagttgatcccctgtagattccttccaggatgtttatatacacttcaccgacgccctgattccgcattgtGTGCATGACGGCTGATCTTTCTACTCaatcaagcgccttctcgtaatctatgaaggctatatatagtggttggttatattctgagcatttctctattacctgattgagagtatgaatgtggtcaattgttgagtagcctgttcgaaatcctggttattcctttggctgattgaattctaatgttttctttactctgttagcaattacctttgtaaatagcttgtatactacagagagcaaagtaatcggcctgtaattcttcaagtccttgtcatcttctttcttatctattaagataatgttagcgttcttccaagactctggtactcttcccgtcaggagacacctcgtaaacagggtggcaggtttttctaacacaatttgtccttcatctttcagcagatctgatgttacctgatcctcaccagcagctttgcctctttacatgctctccaaagcttttctgacttcttctatcattactggtggggtgtcatctgggttactgctagttcttatagtattaaagtcgtggttgtcccggctactgtacagatctctgtaaaactcctccgctattttaactatcctatccatattggttgttattttacctatcccaagtttcctcttgacTGCTTTCACGCTTcatccgtttttcagagcgtgtttgattctctccatgtcataccttcttacattggataccttacgccttattaatcaacttcgaaaactctgccagttctattttgtctgttgtacttgagactttcataatttgacgcgcttcttaatgagattctttgtttcctggaaaagcttgccagtgtcttgtctaactaccctgcctccaacttcctctgcacactacgtaatgatactcgtcaaattatcattcattgtatctatgctaaggttggtttcctcactaagagccgagtacctgttctgaagcgagactctgaattcctgtactttccctctcagtgctagctcattgattggcttctcgtgtatcagtttctgtcgttccttcctcaagtctaggtgaattcgagaacgtaccactctatggtcactgcatcgtaccttgccaaccacttcacatcctgcacgatgcctgggtgtgcactcattataaagtctattttgttcttattttcgccattaggactcttccatgtccacttgcggtttttgGTGGAAGGTATtcaaatccgtaaattattgtgttctgcgaattctgCTAATAGTTCTCCTCTGGcatttttagtaccgatgccataatctcctactgcctggtctcccgcctgcttcttccctacctttgcattaaagtctcctatcagtattgtatactgtggttttaccttactcattgccgattccacgtcttcataaaagctttcaactgaagcgtcatcatgactgAATGTAgccgcgtaagcctgtaccaccttcatcttgtatctcttattcagtttaattacgatacctaccaccctttcattaatgctatagtattcctctatgttgccagctatgtttctgtgaataaagaaccccattcccagttctcttctgtctgccaatccccgatagcaaaggacgtgcccattctgtagcaccgtataggcctcatctgtcctcctaacctcactgagccctttTATATCCCATTTtacaccttctagctcctcggatagtacagctagacttccctcactagataaggttctaccgttaaacgttgccaagttcaggttccaatggcagcctgtccggatccagagattcttagcaccctctgctgtgttgcagatctgaccgccgccgtggtcagttgtttcgcagctgctggggactgagggccgtgaggtatttgacgtatgcatgtgggaggtagtggccagatactgcaccagggtggccaatccttctttggtgagggagtacgttcccggcggtggttagcgccgggaacgcactccgcATTTTatcacgtgtcgctcaataaaaaagttt
Coding sequences within:
- the LOC142764952 gene encoding uncharacterized protein LOC142764952 is translated as MAAVAILAVLTALSLGEPTDSACGGRALKVFDAVNELVKKLPAEYTETLNRESDWFPGVTLTTTTLKGLENCEILGPVQTYCRGNDDLTLFELHCTPLSNAINWSMCKGHNGTLVSTIRYARMSVEFFTEYTNNGTDVRLVSAGTVAPSELTGIGMTISGSSEFVKNAVSTLAASFSEAVREMWQGTLPGYLLNVLHDIKRKRQGT